The DNA window GCCTGCGCGCGCTGCGTCATCGCATCCGTTTCCGCCTGCTCCGCGTCGGCACGCTGACGCGCCGCCTCGGCAACCTGCCGCTCCGCCTCCAAACGCCCGGCGATCGCCTTCGAAGCACGCACTTCCGACGCCGTCGTCAAGCGTTGCTGCGCCAGCTTCTGCTCGATCAGCGCCAGCGACTCGCGCTCGGTCTCGATGAATTCACGCTCGGCCTGCAACAGCGCTTCGGCGGCTGCCGCCTTGTCCTGCTCGATCCGGGCGCGCTCTGCATGCACCACGCCCAATTCCACGGCCAGGCGCGCCTGCGCGGCCAGCGCCTGCGCGGCTGTGGCCTGCTGCCCGGCTTCCAAAGCCACCTGCGCGGCGATCACGTTTGCGGCTTCGGCTTGCTTGTCGGCGGCGGCGGCCAGGCGCTGCTCGGCTTCCTGTTGCTGGCGCAGCGCTTCGGTCTGCGCGCGCTCGGCGGCGACGCGCTGCTTGGCGGCGGCGCTGGCGCCCTCCTCGGCCGCCAATTTTTCCTTGAGCGCGGCGATGGCTTGCTGCTCGTCGGCGGCGCGCGCCTGCTCGGCTTGCAGCAACACCTCGGCCTGACCGGCCTTTTGCCTGGCCAGCGCGTCGGCCTGGCGTTGCGCCTCGACCTGGCGCGCGATCGTGGCCACTTCCGCTTGCTCGGCGGTATTGACGCTGGCGGCCAGCTCGGCGGCCGTGCGCGACAATGCGGCGCGCTCCTCGGCCAGCGCGGCGGCGCGCTGCTGTTCCTGGGTCTCGACGCGGGCCGCCTCGGCGGCGACCTCGTCCGCCGCCTGGCGCTGCTTGGCTTGCGCCAGCGCCAGCGACTCGGCTTCGACCTTGGCGTGGGTGCTCAGCTCGGCTTCCTGCTCGGCCTGCACGCGGGCCAGCGCGACGGCGCGCAGCTGGCTGTCGACTTCGATGCGCGCTTCGGTGGCGGCCATGATGCTGGCGTCGGCGTCGCGGCGCGCCTTGGCGCTGGCGGCGGCCACCATTTCCAGGCGTTCGCGGTGGATCGCGGCGTCGCGGATTTCCTTTTCGGTTTGCAGGCGCAGGTGCAGCGACTGCGCGGCGCTGCGTTCGGATTCGGCTTTGGCCAGGGCGATCTGCTCGCGCTCCTGTTCCAGATGGGCCAGCGCGCGCGCTTCTTCCAGCGCGCGCACTTCGGCGGCGGCGCGGTTGAAAGCCGATTCGAGGGCGATCTGGTCGGCGCGCTCGCGCTGGACGGTCAAGTCCAGCGCTTCGGCCTCGGCCTGGACCAGCATTTGCGCGGTCTGGCGCGCGGCGTAGGCCTGGCGCTCGCGTTCGCGCGCCATGGTGGCGACGCGGGCGTCGGCGCTGGCGATGCCGACCACTTCATCCTTGGCGGCCTGCACGGCGGCGACGCGCTCGACCGCTTGGATGCGGGCTTGTTCGGTTTGGGCTTGCAGTTCCTCGGCGGCGCGCGCGGCCTGCTCGGCGAGCTCCGATTCGGCGGCGATCTGCTCGAAGGCGCGCTGGCGGCTTTCGTTTTCTGCCTTGGCGCGCGTTTCGGCGGCCAGGCGGATTTGGGTGTCGGCTTCGACGCGGGCGCGCAACTCGGCGGTTTCCTGTTTCACGGCATCCAGGCGGGCGACGCTGGCCTGGGCGGCGGCGCGCAGCGATTCGAGGCGGTCGCGGTTGGCGGCGATGGCTTCTTCCGAGGCCTGGGCGTTTTGCTGGGCGACGGCGGCGGCGGCAGCGTCGATGGCGGCGCGGTCCTCGGCCAGCGAGCGGGCGCGGGCTTCGGCGTGGGCGCGGTTTTCGGCGGCGCAGGCGGCCTTGGCCTCGGCTTCGACGCGGGCGATGGCTTCCTGGATGGCCTTCATTTCCATCGCCGCGCGCGGAGTCGGCTCCTTGTTGGCAGGCTCATCCGGGTCATGCAAGACAACGGTGGGAACGGTATCGGCGGAAAAAGCCACGCCCAATTGGACGTCTTCGATTGCGCTTTCGCGTTGAGCCAGTTCTGCTTGCATGAGATTTCTCGCTAGAGGATGCGTCCCGGCACACGACGGGACTTCTGAGCTCTCATTATCAAACAGCGAACATGCGGGCCGAACAGCAAGCAGAGGGGGGAAAACCCGCTTATTCCGGTTTAACCCCACGCAGCCATGCCAAACCCGCACAGCCAGGCGGGGACTCGGCGTCCCCGTCGTACCCCTTGGGGTACGACCCCAAACCCGGGGCGCGGGCCTCAAGGCGGCATGGTTGACGGGTTTGGGTTACATATCAAACCGGCAACGGCGGCTCTTCCATCAACGCGACCTGCTCGCGCAATTCGAGGATGCGGTCTTGCCAGTAACGTTGTGTATTAAACCACGGGAACGCGGCCGGGAAGGCCGGGTCGTCCCAGCGCCGCGCCAGCCACGCCGAGTAGTGGATCAACCGCAACGTGCGCAACGCCTCGACCAGATGCAACTGGCGCGGGTTGAATTCGCAGAAATCCTCATATCCGGCCAGGATGTCGCACATCTGACGCACCTGCTCGGCCCGCTCGCCGGACAGCATCATCCACAAATCCTGGATCGCCGGTCCCATGCGGCTGTCGTCGAAGTCGACGAAGTGCGGCCCGGCATCGGTCCACAAGACGTTGCCACCATGGCAATCGCCATGCAGACGCAGTTGCGGCAACTCCCCCGCCCTGTCGTACGCGCGCCGCACGCCGTCCAGCGCCTGCTCCGAAACGCTGGCGTACGCCTCCCGCAGATCCGCCGGAATGAATTGATTGGTCTGCAAGAATTCGCAAGGCTCGGTGCCGAACGTGGCGATGTCGAGCGCGGGCCGCTCCAGATACGGCTTGACCGCGCCGACGGCGTGAATGCGGGCGATGAAACGCCCGGTCCACTCCAGCACCGACGGATCGCTCAATTCCGGCGCGCGGCCGCCGTGGCGGGTGAAGACGGCAAAGCGGAAGCCGTTAAATTGGTGCAAAGTCCGGCCGTCCAGCGCCAGCGCCGGCACCAC is part of the Oxalobacteraceae bacterium OTU3CAMAD1 genome and encodes:
- a CDS encoding serine/threonine protein kinase, which encodes MNQDNQDHLDDEEEDARAAALAAAMAGPQGGADGGDFAELDGAAAPVHVPHPYSALNPECVLDALDSIGLRGDGRLLALNSYENRVYQVGIEDSLPLVVKFYRPGRWSDAAILEEHAFTEELAAREIPVVPALALDGRTLHQFNGFRFAVFTRHGGRAPELSDPSVLEWTGRFIARIHAVGAVKPYLERPALDIATFGTEPCEFLQTNQFIPADLREAYASVSEQALDGVRRAYDRAGELPQLRLHGDCHGGNVLWTDAGPHFVDFDDSRMGPAIQDLWMMLSGERAEQVRQMCDILAGYEDFCEFNPRQLHLVEALRTLRLIHYSAWLARRWDDPAFPAAFPWFNTQRYWQDRILELREQVALMEEPPLPV